A genome region from Lacticaseibacillus paracasei subsp. paracasei includes the following:
- a CDS encoding SMI1/KNR4 family protein, translated as MESLIRRRINSLIKVTKNGEKALSTFQLDGDVQNVSFKIEPPAHADDIEKIKRWNLPQDYIEFLSITNGLFLFDTTIEGIPMGYTCEVYSIRKMIKEKEALPKSFVNKVPILHIRDVGDMYIDIEKYRLGKSYLTHPGIEADRYFDFSFSKWLDKYMVAGGNEFWNF; from the coding sequence TTGGAATCTCTAATTCGGCGAAGAATTAATTCTTTAATAAAGGTGACGAAAAATGGGGAAAAAGCGCTCTCAACATTCCAATTAGATGGAGATGTGCAAAATGTTTCTTTTAAGATAGAACCTCCTGCACACGCTGATGATATAGAAAAAATAAAAAGGTGGAACCTTCCACAGGATTACATTGAGTTTCTCTCGATTACTAATGGACTATTTTTATTTGACACAACAATCGAAGGGATTCCTATGGGATATACGTGTGAAGTCTATTCAATTAGAAAAATGATTAAAGAAAAAGAGGCACTGCCTAAAAGTTTTGTAAATAAAGTACCCATTCTCCATATAAGGGATGTCGGAGATATGTATATTGATATAGAGAAGTATCGGTTAGGAAAATCATATCTAACTCATCCCGGAATAGAAGCAGACCGATATTTCGATTTTTCATTTTCAAAATGGCTCGATAAATATATGGTGGCGGGAGGCAATGAGTTTTGGAATTTCTGA